The Candidatus Sericytochromatia bacterium sequence GGGCAAGTGGGGAAGGTCTCATCGCCACGTAGTGGCGCGGGGACTTATGTTGTACACACGGTCTGCCTACAGAGCGAGTCAGAATAGGCTCCGAAACACTCATTTCACTAAACCAGAAGAATCCCGTGCCTCCTGGTGCACAATCACATTTTCTCGACGAGGCAAATACTCAGGTGTACCATGTCCGGACGCCATTTGAACACGGGATGCTTGGCCAGTACACCTCTCGTGTCGGAAGCGCCTTGTTGAGCCTTCACACCCTGATGCCAGTCAATTCACCCCCTTTCAGCACTGCGCACACAACTCGGCTGCTGTGCGCTGTCCCGCTGACTTTTCTGATGCTGTTGGTCTCGCTCCCAGCCTGCGCCCCCCTGACCGAGCACCTGCAACACGGCGATCGCCCCCCCGGCATGCCCCGCCCGCCGAGCACGACCCGCGCCGTCCCCACGGCGATCGCCCCCTTGCCAGGCCGGCTCGACGATCGCCCCGTGTTCAACAGCAACTCGCCGGAAATCATCACGGAACCCGGCATCACGCTCTCGACCATGCGGCCGCTGCCTGGCGCGCCGCGGGAGGCCTTTCTGTCCCACCCGGTCAGTGGTCTGTTCACGGTCTTTTCGCACCACATCGCCAAGGACGCCCGCCCCGGCGATCGCCTGCTGGTGCTGGGCTTGCTCGCGCACAATCGCACCAACCGCATGCTCTCGATTTCGTTGCTGGCGGGCAGCAGCTACCTCAGCCAGCCGGAGGCCCCTTTCGTGCGCCTGCCGAGTCTGGTGGCGGCCCCGACCGGTGGGGTGTTTGCAGGCCCGGGCGATCGCGTGGCGGGCGACCTGTTGCGCGGGGATTCCGGGCTGACACGGCAATCGTGGCGACTCGCACCCGGCAGCAGCCAGTTGCTCTGCGCCCAGCCGATTCCCACCGATGTCGCCATTCCGCCGCCGATCAACGGTCGCACCACCCAGTTGCGCCTGTGGAGCAGCGGGGCCACGCATCTGTCGGAAGTCGCACTGTTTGCCGCGAAACGTCCGGATGGATCCTTCGAGACACCCACGCTGGCTGACTTCGAGGCCGTGTTGCGTCGCGGCCAGCGCGCGGGCCCCCTCGAGCCACCGGCCACACCGCCTCAGGCATCCCCGTCGACCGGCGCCTTCCGCTACGGCCGGGTGGCCGGCGTCACGCAGGGGGATGCCTGGCGGGGCGACCTGACCCGCCCGGTGGCCCGCCTGGCCGCCGGGGAGCGCATCGGCTTTCCGATTGCCGCCGTTCTGCGCAACCGCCTGGGCACCGAGCAGGTGCAAAGCGCTCCGTTGCGCGTGCGCTACCCTGACAGCGCCTACGCCGGTCACGGCAACTATGGCGTGCTCTATCGCCTCAGCCTGCGCCTGACCAACCCGGATGCGACCCCGCGCGCCTACACCGTGCGGCTGTCTCAGCCCCTGCGGGTGGAACCCGGGTCCACCGCGACACAGACGATCTACCTGGAACCGCCGGAGCCGGCCGTCACCTTTCGCGGGCTCGTGCGGGTCGATGAGGCCGGTGCGACACGTTACACCCACCTGGTCTTGCGCCGCGGACAACAAGCCGCCCCCTTCGAGACGATCGCCGTGGCGGGCGGGGCCTCTCGCAAGTTGGTGATCAGCCTGATCTACCCGGCCGATGCCACCCCTCCCCAACTTTTAACGATCGAGCGGATTTAGCAACAAAGCCGCGAAAGCCCCGTCCCTGCACCATAACAACCCGCAGGCCAGGTTAGGTGATGCATGTCACCGGGTAGGCTAAGGTTGTCCACATACGCGTCACCGACGCTCGGGTGCCCAGGGAATGATTCGTCCAATCACATGGGGAGCAGCTTGCTGGGCCCTGATCACCGCTCAGGCGATCGCCTCGGCTCAGGCCGTCTATCACGTCGAGAAAGACGTGCGCCATCAAGGGGCCGCCTGGAACAACAGTTCGGACCCGGGGTTGGGCGCGGTCCGACCTGTCTCTGGCTTTTATCGGGACATGCTCGAGCGCGACGTGCAGCTGCACGCGTTTGCGTGGCGCGATGGCTACAGCACCACGGACGGCCAGCCGACCTACAGCGTGCAAGTCAGCCTTCACCGCGAACCCCCACCCCAGACACGCATCCCGGACGTGACGGTGGGCGAGCAGGTGGTTCTCGCTCGGCCCCAACGCAGCCTGGAGTGGCGCATCCCGATCGTGGCCGCGACCTATTACATCTTCCCGCAACACGCCAATGTGCGTTCAGACCCGCCGCTGGCCGTGATGACCGGCAAGAAACCGGAGGATGGTTTTCGCGCCAGCATCTCCGGCCTGACCTCGCGAAATTTTCTGGTGCGTGCCCTGGTCCAGCATCAAGGGACGGATGGCGTCGTCGAACACAACTTCCAACGGAACTACGTGTTCCGGCCACCCACGGTGGAGGTGGTCGATGGACGTCACGAGGCCTACGAACTGTACCATTGGTTCTGGTAGACCGGTCTGACCTCGGCCGAAGGGATCCACACCTCTCGGCGTTGTGAGCCACGAAAATGCCGCTCCGGGGGGAGCGGCATTTTTGTTTAAAATCCAGGGGGGGGCGGCTATTCGAGGGTCCAGCAGTCCCCGTAGAAGTAAGAGCCGACGTAGTTGCTCACGAAGAACTTGTAGGGCATCCAGAAATGCCCCTTGACGCCCCAGTCCGTGCCCCAGGAATTGCGAATCAGGAAGGCCTGTTTGGCATCGTCGTAGCCCACTGCCACCACGGCGTGGCCGCCTTGAATCTCCTCATTGCGGGCGGGCATCGGCATCTCGCCCGATTCGGCCACGGCCTTGGTCATGAACGAGTCGTACAGGATGATCGGCAGCAAGAACGGCTTTTTGGCCGCCAGGGCGCTCTTCATGCCTTGCAGGGTCTTGATGCGGGCCTTTTTCTTCATGCGCAAGTTCTGCGCAGCATCGAAGTGGGCGGCGGTGGCGTCGTAGGCCAGACCAGCCTTGCCATCCGCATAAGGCACCAGATCCTCGGTCACGCAGCCCACCTTGACCGCGGTCGCGGCTGCCAAGGACATGAAGGCGCCGGTGTCTTTGCGGGTGGCCTGACGAGTGCCGTTCGCTTCCATGTCCTTGCGTTCGGCGTAATAGAAGAACAAGGGTGCCAGCCGCTGTTTGCGACGCTTCCCTTGCAAGTTGAGCATCGCCTCCATGACGGCCGTCGCAGCAAAGGCGGAACACGAGCCCAGGCCCCCCTGATTGCGCACAGGGTCGAACGCGGAGCGCAGATCGACCTGCTTGGGCAGGGCCCGACCCCGACCGCCCATGATCGACACCCCCAGCAGGTCTGACTCCTCCACGCTGAGCGTGTCCTCGATGCTCTCGTGCCCCACGCGGCCCTTGGGTTCAGGCAACAGACCTGCCACCACGGTTCCGATCGGCGTCTTGAGATGGCGCGCTTCCTTGGGCGCGCCAAGCGCGGAGACATCCCCCGCGCTGGCGGAAACCGCCGTCAGCTGTTGCGTGGCGGTGCCGCAACCGGCCAGGCAGAGAGCGGCGGAAACAAAAAGAGACAGCGAGCCACGAGCCATGGGGGCGTTCTCCTCCGACAGGGGGGTGTTCATGAGCTGTATCGCCCCGAAGCGGTCGACTTCTGCTGACTTTAAACCGACCTTTGTCGATTCTTAATTCGGGAAGCCCCTCTTGGCGAGGAAACACAGCCGGAGAGAATGTAGGGGCGCGCTGGCCAGCCCGATCAGGCCCAGCAGTCCTCTTCCACGAACAGAGCGCGGGGGTCGGACGCATAGCGCGCCGTCCAATCCTCCCCTTCCTCCGACAACACCCGGCAGGGCCACGTCGCCAGCAGCCAGCTGACGAGGGGCTCGAGCACCCTGAGAATCTCGGCCGGCGCATCCTGGTAGACCTCCACGGCCGCCGGATGCAGCGTCAACAAACCTTGCGTGTCGAGCGGCGTGCGGGGTTCCATGCGCAGCTTGGCCTCCAGCCAGCGGGCCATGCCGGCATCCGCCGCGACGACCCAGCTTCGATCCCGCGGGTCGGGGTGGCGGAAGGCCTGCGGCAACGCCTGCAAGCGGGCTTCCAGCGGGGACAAAAAGTCCGCCTCCGGGGGAGGCACAAGGAAGTAGTGGACCTGCACGCGGTCAACATACCCGCCGCCGCAAGCCGGACGCGCGCGCGTCGAATTTCATCGCGGCGACCAGGGCAACGAATCAGCAGGCCATGCCTCTGAGGACGCGCTTCAGAAGGTCACCTTGCCAGATTGGAGCAGCGGGGTTCAGACGCGACCGCCGTGGCGGGGCGGACTCATCCGGGCGGAGGGCTCAACGCAGGTTGACGTGGGTCCGCGCAGCCAGGTCGTCCAGGAACCGCTTACCGGCGGGCGAAGCGGCCGGGAAGGGGTTGCGGGCGTCCGAGGCCCACTTGGGCAGGGGATTGCCGGCGAAATCGACCTTGAAGGCTTCGTTGTTGAAGTCGTGACCGCTGGAGCCCGGGGGATACAGCACGGACACGCTCAGGTGAGGGGCCGGGCGGTGGCGGCTGGTCGGGTCGCCTTCGGGCTTGATGCGCACCATCCCCCCATCGCGGTGGGTCCAGACCTCCATCGGGACAGGACGCCCGGTCTTGGGGTTGAGCACGGCTTGGCCGGTCCGCACATCCTTGATCACGCCCAGCTCCCGCAGGAAGCCGCGACGCTGCAATTCCTCGCGAATCTCGGCCGCCGCCTTGCCACGCAGGTCCATGCCTTGCACCGACTTGCCGAGCATTCCCTGCGCGTAGGCCTTGAGGGCCTGCTCGGTCCGCGGCGTCATCTGCGTGCTCCAGATCAGCGAAGGATTCTTGGCCACCAGTTCCGCAAAGCCCAGGTTCTGATCGGAGAGGGCGCGGGAGGCCGGCGTGGAGGTCACCCCGTGGCTGCGATTCAGCAGGCCGGTGCCGGGGCGAGCGGCCTTGACGAAGGCATCGCGGTCGACGTGCTTGGCCGCCTGAGGAACGGCGCGCTGAGCGGCTTTGCCAGCGAACGCATCCTTGACCTCGGCCGCCACGGCCCGTCCGATGTTCAGCTTGGAGAAGAGGTTGATGCCCATCGCCGGCTGATTCCCCTGCACACGTTCACGACACTCAGGGTCTTTATGGAGCCGGCACCGCCAAAGCTGACGGCGTTCGAAGCAGAATTAAACGACTTTTAATGCAACTCAGGAGATCAGGCTCGTGGGCGTTGCCAGGAAGGTTTCAGCCGAGCAGAGCAACCATCCGAGGAGACGCCCTGCGCCGCCCTTCGGGAGGCGGGAGAGCGCGCTAGACGAGGACCTCACGCCAGCCAGGATGCTGTCTGAAATACTGGCGGGTGGCCACCAGCAGGTCCCAGAACAGGGCGGCACGCGATTGATCGCCGCGCTGCAGGGCGTCGGCGACCGCGCCCAGGTAAAACTCGACCCGCGCCGTTTCCATCACCAGTGGCAGGGCCTCGCGTTCAGCCAGCAACAGGGGCCGCTCGGTCTGGTAACCGGCCAGAAACGACATCAGGTCGCGATGGTTGGGCTCGCTGCGACCCGCCAGGACTTCCGGCCAGTTGAACCCCACTGGCAGCAACGCCAGCGCCAGATCGAAGACCCAGGGCCCGACGTTCCACATCCCGAAGTCGAGCACATCCGACACCTCGGGCCCCTGCCAGAACAGGTTCCGCTTGATCCAATCGCCATGGATCACGCCCACCGGCCATTCCTCGGAACTCTCGGCGATCGCCGGCGCCAGGGCCGCCACCTCATCCAGCAAGGCCGGCCACTCGGGACGCTGGGTGACGTAGGCCTCCAGGCCCGGCAACCCAGCCACCAGCGCACGCAAGGCCTCGCGCACATCCGCGGCAAACCAGATGCGGTACTGCGCCAGCAGGCCCTTCATGGGACGCGGTGCGGGCAGCGGCCCCTCCTGAGTCACCAGGTGGAAGCGCGCCAGCCATTTGCCGGCTGCCCGGGCCTCCTCCCGGTCGTCGAACGGCTCGAAAACGGGGCGATCGCCGTAACGGTCTTCCCCACTCGCCAGGGAGAAGATCGCATAGGGGCTCTCGGCCAACCAGGTGATCGTATCGCCGCGGTTGTTGGCGTGGATCATGGGCGTGGGGTAGTGCGCCGCCCGCAGTTGCAGCACGATCCCGTGCTCCCACAGCAACGAGTGGGCGTCGACCTGACGCGGGTCGTAGCGCTTGGCAAAGAAACGCCCCGCGTCCGATTCGAAGACACACGCGGCGGAATTCTCGCTCATTCCGTTGCGCAGGATGCCCCGATAAGCACCAAGCCCGGGATAGCGTCTGACAATTTGCGCCAGCGCGGCGCCTTCGATCTCTGGTTTGCCTTGCACGAAAGTTCTCAGTGTGGTCGTTCTAGTGTATCACGGGCCACGCCGCTGCCATCCAGGACACGCTGGCGCTCCCGATGATGGAAGAAGGCCTGTCGTGCGGGTTCTTCCAGCACCGCCACCTGTTCCCAGAGCAAGGCGCGCGCCCGGGAAATCAGGGCGCTCGCGGCTTGGACGGTGGGATGCGCCCGGGCCTGGCCGAAGGCGGCGATCGCCTCGACCACCGGAGACCCGATCGCGCGCGCCACCTCGGCGACGGCCTCAAATTGCACAGTGGCCTGGTTGGCCTGTCCTTCAGCCAGGGCGAGTTCGCCGAGCACGGTGCGCAAGACCGCCTCGTGATAGCGCGTGCCGATGTCGCAGGCCAGCGCCAGACCCGCCCGCGCCTTCGCCGCCGCCTCGCGGGGATCATCCGCCAGCCAGGCCACCAGGGCGCCGGTCGCCAGCAAGGCGACCTCCAGCCCTCGCCCGGGCCGCACTTGCTTCAGTTCGTCGGCCCGGGCCAGGTAGCGCGCGGCCTGCTCGAAGTCGCCACGGCGAGCTGCCAGTTCGGCCAGGAAAGCGCAGACCCGACTTTCCGGCTCGCGGTCCCCCGTCTCCTCCATGTGGGCCAGCAGGGTACCAGCGGTGGCTTCAGCCGCCTCGAACTGGCCGAGGTGACACTGGGCCCGCACCCGATACAGCAGCACCTGCGCCTCCATGTAGCGGTGCTGGAGGTCTCGCGCGATCGTGAGGGCCTCGTCCAGCTCGCGCTCGACCCGTTCGAGCCGCCCCGCGTGCATGCGGGCCACAGCGTGCAGGCAGATCGCCATGCCCTTGGTGTAGCGCGAGTTGAGCGTGGCCGAAACGGCCTTGGCCTCCGCGGCGTGGCGCTCCATCTCACTGAACTCGCCCAGTTCGTAAGCCGTGATGGCGAGGTTGAGACAGGCGATCGCCAGTTCGTCACTGGCACCGATCTCGAAACAGATCTGGCGGTTGCGGGTGAAGGTACGCTGGGCCGCCCGATGGTCGGTCAGCAAGTTCTGAGCGGTTCCCAGGAAGTTGAGCGTGGTGTTGAGGGCGATCCAGTCGCCCAGTTCGGCCAAACAGGATTCGGACTGCTCCAGATAGGCAATCCCCTGCGTCACCCGGGACGGAGCCGACGCCACGTAGAAGTAGCCCAGCATGCCGAGCGCCTCGCCTTCCTGGCCGGTGAAGCCGCCCCGCCGGGCGCGCTGCAGGGCCTGTTCGGCCGACTCGCAGGCCAGCTGAATGTCCCCCTGAAAATAGGCGATGCGCGCGGCCAGGGTGAGCGCCCGCGTCGCGCCGGCCTCGTCGTTCACCTCATCGGCCACGGACCTGGCGCGTCGCACGCAATCCAGAGCCGCCGAGAGATTGCCGAGCACCTGGTGACAGCGCCCCAGCCAGTTCAGCAGGTAACCTTGCAGGCGGCGGTCCTGGGCCGCCTCAGCCAGTGCCAGGGCCTCGGTGTAGGCCAGTTTCGCCTGGTCGTTCCGCCCCATCACGCGGTAGACGTCGCCCAGGGCCTGCAAGGCCCGCAGCCGGGCCCCCGAGACGCCCTCCGCCCCGGACTCCGCCTCGATCAGCTGGAGGCAAGCCGCGAGGAAGTGCTGCGCCTGGACATTGGCAAACAACGCGGCGTGACGCTCGCCCGCTTCGAGGGCCCAGGCGACGGCGGCCGGGCCCCGCTCGCCGGCCAGCGAGTGATGGGCCAGCGCCGTGACCTGGTCGAGCGGGATTTCCAGGGCCCAGACGCGGGAGGCGATCAGTTCTCGCCACGTCCCCCCGACAGAAGCCTCGAGGGCCTCAGCCACCCGCGTGTGCAGGGCGAGTTTCTGCGCGGGCGGCAGTTCGGAGACCAGCAACTCGTTGATCAGATCCTGGGAGAAGGCGTAGCCCCCCTCCTCGCTTTCGACCAGCACCTGGGCCCGCGCCAGACTCGCGACGGCGGCGAAGAGCTCCTCGTCGTCCAGCCCAGCCACCTCGCGGAGCAGGTCCAAGCTGAACGCCCGGCCGATGATGGCCCCCGCAAAGGCCACCTGCTGCGCTTCGGGCGAGAGGCCGCGGATGCGCCAGGCCAGCAGCCCGGCGACGCCATCGGGAAGTTCCTCGGCGGCAAGGTCGAGCTGGGTGTTCCAGTTGCCACGCACGAACTGCAGCGTGCCGCTCTGAACGAGGTGCTCCAGCAGGCGCTCGATGAAAAAGGGACTGCCCTTGGCCAGACGAGCGACCGTGTCGACGAAGGCCGGGGCCACCTCGATCGTGCCCAGCATGGCCGTGATCATGCGGCGGGCGGCCTCCCGAGACAGCGCGGAGACCGGCAGCAGCGTCAGATCGGGGGGTTCGAAGGCCGGCACCTCGCGGCTGCTCATGATCAGCAGGAGGGGTTCGTTCGGGATGTTGCGCAGAATGTAATCCAGCAGTTCCCGGGACAGCGCGTCGGCCCACTGCCAGTCCTCGAGCACCAGCACCAGCGGCTGCTGGGCCGCCAGACAGGCGAGCAGCTCGGTGATGGTCGCCTGCGTGCGCAGCTTCTCCTTGGTGGGACTATCGAGGGCGGGGGCCGGGGCGCCCCCCAGCTCGGGCAACAGCTGCACCAGCAGGGGCGCATAAGCGGCCAGCACGCCCGGCAGTTCCCGCTGAATGGTCGGCAGCAGTTGCCGCAAGGCCATCACCCAGGGCTCATAGGGCGCGCTGCCGCGCTCAAAGCTACGTCCGGTGACGCTGAGCAGGTCGGCGAGCTGGACCTTGAAGCGAAATTCCTGCAACAAACGACTCTTGCCGATGCCCGGCGCGCCCGCGACCAGCACGCCACCACCTCGGCGCGCCCGCAGCAGAGCCTCGAGCTGGCCCTCCAGCAAGCGCATCTCCTGCTCACGACCGATCAAGGGGGAACTCAGCAAGCGGGCCCCGACCCGCTCCACAACGTCGGCCCCGAGGGCCTCGAGCACCTGTTGGGCAGACTGGAAGCGGTCCAGCGGGTTCTTGGCGAGCAGACGCAGCACCAGCCGGTCCATGGCGGGCGAGATTTCCGGGCGACGAATGGAAGGCGGTTCGGGAATATCCTCGATGTGGGCACGCAGCATCTCGCGCGGCACCTCACTGGCAAAAGGCAACTGGCCTGTGAGCAGTTCATAGGCCAGTACCCCGACCGAATACAGGTCCGTCCGCTGGTCGATCGCGCCCCGCCTGATCACCTCGGGCGCCAGATAGGCCAACGTGCCATTCACGAAGCCCCCGGGCGGCCTGGCAAAGTCCATCAGGCCGTAGTCCATCAGCTTGACGCTGCCGTCCGGCCGGACCCTCACGTTCTCGGACTTGACATCGAGATGCACGAACCCGAGCTGGTGGATGTAGCTGAGGGCCGCCAGCAACTCGGTCAGAACGGCCACCACGCGCGCCTCCGACAAGGGCAGCTGTTCGTGCAAGCCCCGCCCGGGCACGTACTCCATCGTGAAGTAGGGCTCCCCATCCGGCGTGACCCCGTAGTCGTACACCGCGCAACAATGCGGGTGACGCAGCTGGGTCATCAGGCGAAATTCCTGCTTGAACTGCAGGACCGACTTCTCGGATTGCCGGAACTTTGGCGCGATCAGCTTGAGCGCCGCTTCCTGACCAGTCAGCAGGTCCAGCACCCGCGACACGTTGCCCATGGCCCCCCCTCCCAGGGGTTCCAGCACCTGATAGCGGTTGGCGAGCAGCACGGTCACGGCGCGAGCTCCCTCAGGGCAGCGGGCGAGGCGTCACGCTCGCGTCAGCGGTGGCCTGGATCACCATGCGGGCCCGCGGACCTTCCTGCGCCTGCCGGTCGACCCCCGCCACGTGCAACGCTTCAAGCGCCTCCGGCCCTTTGAGTGGAAAACGCCATTCCACCCGCGTGGCCGGGGCAATCTCGGTCTTCCAGCGCCCGCCTTGACGGGCATAGACCGTCCACAACCAGGGCACGGTGCCCGGTCGCGGCGAGATGGTCACGTTCAGAGCCTGGCGCTCGGCATCCTTGGCCATAGCCAGCCGGGGAACGGCCGGCGGTTTACCCGCCAACCAGGGCGTGGCCGGCATCAGGGCCGGCAGCTTGTAGGCCTCGCCCCGCAACAACGGCCCGACCCCCGGTGGCTCGTCGGCCATGGCCTTGATGCTGAAGTGAATGTGTCCGCTGGCCCCGGGCTGGAGGCGCGTCCAGTTGATCTGATAGGCAATCTGCCGGGCCACAAAGCCGCGGTCGCCCGCCTCGCGCACGCGGCTGGTGAACAGGCCGGGCCAGATATGGCGTTGGTGCGTGTTCTGCTCCACCCACCACTTGAGCAGAATCGGGTAGGACTGATCCGGATTCTCGATCGACCAGTAGAGCTGCGGCGCGAAGTAATCCACCCAGCCACGCGCCAGCCAGAGCCGCGCATCGGCATAGATGGCGTCATACTGGCTCATTCCCTTGATCTGGGCGGGATGGCCCGCCTTCCAGATGCCAAAGGGACTGATGCCCAGCTTGACCCCCGGTTTTTCGAGCTTGATCGCCTGATACAAGCGTTTGACGAATCGATTGACGTTGTCGCGCCGCCAGTCGTCGCGGGCGAGCTTGCCCCCACCCGTCTGGTACCTGGCGTAGCTGGCGTCATCGGGGAACGGAATGTAGAGGGGCTTGCCCTTCGCATCCGAGGCCTGTTTGCCGTCGAGGCCAATCACCGGCTCCCGGTAGGGATAAAAGTAGTCGTCCATGTGAATGGCGTCGACGTCGTAGCGCTTCACCACGTCCATGATCACGCCGAGAGAGTGTTCCTGCACCTCGCTCTCGCCAGGGTCAAGCCAGAGGTAGCGCCCGTATCGCTTGACCAGATGGGGTTTGCTGACCGAGATGTGTTGGGGAGCTGGATCCGATTGCCCGTCCTCCAGCACCCGTGCCCGGTAGGGGTTCAGCCACGCGTGTAGTTCCAGGCCACGCGCGTGCGCTTCCTCGACGGCAAAGGCCAACGGGTCATACAGCGGCTCCGGCGGAGTGCCCTGACGGCCCGTCAGGTACTCGCTCCACGGCTCCCGGGGTGAGGCATACAGGGCGTCACAGGCGGGACGAATTTGCAGAATCACGGCATTCAGGCGCAACGAGACGGCGCGATCCAGCAAAGCCTGCAATTCGGCCTTCTGGCGCTCCACCGGCAAGCCGGGGCGGCTGGGCCAGTCGATGTTGGACACCGAGGCGATCCACGCCGCGCGGCACTCCCGCGCCAGCTCGGGCGGCTCCTGGCCCGTTTCGCCGGACGCATCCAGTGCCTGGGCGGCCACGCTGCCGGGCAAGGTGGCCACGGCGCAGGCGAGGCCCACAAG is a genomic window containing:
- a CDS encoding DUF3370 domain-containing protein; its protein translation is MLLVSLPACAPLTEHLQHGDRPPGMPRPPSTTRAVPTAIAPLPGRLDDRPVFNSNSPEIITEPGITLSTMRPLPGAPREAFLSHPVSGLFTVFSHHIAKDARPGDRLLVLGLLAHNRTNRMLSISLLAGSSYLSQPEAPFVRLPSLVAAPTGGVFAGPGDRVAGDLLRGDSGLTRQSWRLAPGSSQLLCAQPIPTDVAIPPPINGRTTQLRLWSSGATHLSEVALFAAKRPDGSFETPTLADFEAVLRRGQRAGPLEPPATPPQASPSTGAFRYGRVAGVTQGDAWRGDLTRPVARLAAGERIGFPIAAVLRNRLGTEQVQSAPLRVRYPDSAYAGHGNYGVLYRLSLRLTNPDATPRAYTVRLSQPLRVEPGSTATQTIYLEPPEPAVTFRGLVRVDEAGATRYTHLVLRRGQQAAPFETIAVAGGASRKLVISLIYPADATPPQLLTIERI
- a CDS encoding C1 family peptidase; translated protein: MARGSLSLFVSAALCLAGCGTATQQLTAVSASAGDVSALGAPKEARHLKTPIGTVVAGLLPEPKGRVGHESIEDTLSVEESDLLGVSIMGGRGRALPKQVDLRSAFDPVRNQGGLGSCSAFAATAVMEAMLNLQGKRRKQRLAPLFFYYAERKDMEANGTRQATRKDTGAFMSLAAATAVKVGCVTEDLVPYADGKAGLAYDATAAHFDAAQNLRMKKKARIKTLQGMKSALAAKKPFLLPIILYDSFMTKAVAESGEMPMPARNEEIQGGHAVVAVGYDDAKQAFLIRNSWGTDWGVKGHFWMPYKFFVSNYVGSYFYGDCWTLE
- a CDS encoding phosphotransferase — protein: MQGKPEIEGAALAQIVRRYPGLGAYRGILRNGMSENSAACVFESDAGRFFAKRYDPRQVDAHSLLWEHGIVLQLRAAHYPTPMIHANNRGDTITWLAESPYAIFSLASGEDRYGDRPVFEPFDDREEARAAGKWLARFHLVTQEGPLPAPRPMKGLLAQYRIWFAADVREALRALVAGLPGLEAYVTQRPEWPALLDEVAALAPAIAESSEEWPVGVIHGDWIKRNLFWQGPEVSDVLDFGMWNVGPWVFDLALALLPVGFNWPEVLAGRSEPNHRDLMSFLAGYQTERPLLLAEREALPLVMETARVEFYLGAVADALQRGDQSRAALFWDLLVATRQYFRQHPGWREVLV
- a CDS encoding AAA family ATPase, encoding MTVLLANRYQVLEPLGGGAMGNVSRVLDLLTGQEAALKLIAPKFRQSEKSVLQFKQEFRLMTQLRHPHCCAVYDYGVTPDGEPYFTMEYVPGRGLHEQLPLSEARVVAVLTELLAALSYIHQLGFVHLDVKSENVRVRPDGSVKLMDYGLMDFARPPGGFVNGTLAYLAPEVIRRGAIDQRTDLYSVGVLAYELLTGQLPFASEVPREMLRAHIEDIPEPPSIRRPEISPAMDRLVLRLLAKNPLDRFQSAQQVLEALGADVVERVGARLLSSPLIGREQEMRLLEGQLEALLRARRGGGVLVAGAPGIGKSRLLQEFRFKVQLADLLSVTGRSFERGSAPYEPWVMALRQLLPTIQRELPGVLAAYAPLLVQLLPELGGAPAPALDSPTKEKLRTQATITELLACLAAQQPLVLVLEDWQWADALSRELLDYILRNIPNEPLLLIMSSREVPAFEPPDLTLLPVSALSREAARRMITAMLGTIEVAPAFVDTVARLAKGSPFFIERLLEHLVQSGTLQFVRGNWNTQLDLAAEELPDGVAGLLAWRIRGLSPEAQQVAFAGAIIGRAFSLDLLREVAGLDDEELFAAVASLARAQVLVESEEGGYAFSQDLINELLVSELPPAQKLALHTRVAEALEASVGGTWRELIASRVWALEIPLDQVTALAHHSLAGERGPAAVAWALEAGERHAALFANVQAQHFLAACLQLIEAESGAEGVSGARLRALQALGDVYRVMGRNDQAKLAYTEALALAEAAQDRRLQGYLLNWLGRCHQVLGNLSAALDCVRRARSVADEVNDEAGATRALTLAARIAYFQGDIQLACESAEQALQRARRGGFTGQEGEALGMLGYFYVASAPSRVTQGIAYLEQSESCLAELGDWIALNTTLNFLGTAQNLLTDHRAAQRTFTRNRQICFEIGASDELAIACLNLAITAYELGEFSEMERHAAEAKAVSATLNSRYTKGMAICLHAVARMHAGRLERVERELDEALTIARDLQHRYMEAQVLLYRVRAQCHLGQFEAAEATAGTLLAHMEETGDREPESRVCAFLAELAARRGDFEQAARYLARADELKQVRPGRGLEVALLATGALVAWLADDPREAAAKARAGLALACDIGTRYHEAVLRTVLGELALAEGQANQATVQFEAVAEVARAIGSPVVEAIAAFGQARAHPTVQAASALISRARALLWEQVAVLEEPARQAFFHHRERQRVLDGSGVARDTLERPH
- a CDS encoding family 10 glycosylhydrolase; translated protein: MFNRIYLRALVGLACAVATLPGSVAAQALDASGETGQEPPELARECRAAWIASVSNIDWPSRPGLPVERQKAELQALLDRAVSLRLNAVILQIRPACDALYASPREPWSEYLTGRQGTPPEPLYDPLAFAVEEAHARGLELHAWLNPYRARVLEDGQSDPAPQHISVSKPHLVKRYGRYLWLDPGESEVQEHSLGVIMDVVKRYDVDAIHMDDYFYPYREPVIGLDGKQASDAKGKPLYIPFPDDASYARYQTGGGKLARDDWRRDNVNRFVKRLYQAIKLEKPGVKLGISPFGIWKAGHPAQIKGMSQYDAIYADARLWLARGWVDYFAPQLYWSIENPDQSYPILLKWWVEQNTHQRHIWPGLFTSRVREAGDRGFVARQIAYQINWTRLQPGASGHIHFSIKAMADEPPGVGPLLRGEAYKLPALMPATPWLAGKPPAVPRLAMAKDAERQALNVTISPRPGTVPWLWTVYARQGGRWKTEIAPATRVEWRFPLKGPEALEALHVAGVDRQAQEGPRARMVIQATADASVTPRPLP